Proteins from a single region of Rana temporaria chromosome 5, aRanTem1.1, whole genome shotgun sequence:
- the LOC120941259 gene encoding ADP-ribosylation factor-like protein 6-interacting protein 4, with product MTDIHWDISRRRSSSPCEDRGGEKRKIKHSRSRSSVSSSSSSLSSHSSSSSSSGSSSSSSRSSFRSRDVKKYKSEYTIKEKHKKKKREKDNKVKKKKKKKNSEEARPVQISKFLKEKKKNENYSMITGKRIKMKVKKSKKDKERDRNRAELLEFLNSSM from the coding sequence ATGACAGACATCCATTGGGATATATCCAGGAGGAGGTCCTCATCCCCTTGTGAAGACCGaggaggggaaaagaggaaaataaaACACAGTCGGAGCAGATCCTCTGTGTCTTCCTCTTCCTCATCGTTGTCCTCACATTCATCATCGTCGTCCTCTTCAGGCTCTTCATCttccagcagcagaagcagcttcAGAAGTAGAGATGTTAAAAAATACAAGTCTGAGTACACCATTAAAGAAAAAcacaagaagaagaaaagagaaaaagacaacaaagtaaagaaaaagaagaagaagaagaattcaGAGGAAGCCAGACCTGTGCAGATATCTAAGTTtctaaaagagaaaaagaagaatgAAAACTACAGTATGATAACAGGTAAAAGAATCAAAATGAAAGTGaagaaaagcaaaaaagacaaagagagagacagaaatcGAGCAGAACTGTTGGAATTCCTCAATTCTTCCATGTGA